A genomic region of Nocardioides plantarum contains the following coding sequences:
- a CDS encoding ABC transporter permease subunit, giving the protein MHTRSSSFPGRPRRLGLARVGAIAALSLLALLLVGGVSSAEAASPPAQATAAGCQGTPIDKTVRGTLKNSAADDTPVADVKITVTNCDGEEFEGATDEAGNFEIAFTSGLGPVSVTIDPETLPDGVELRTDKTTNVITGSLSTINTAFPIGPDDRDTETKWDRVPDLIYSGLLFGLILALAALGLNMIFGTTGLTNFAHGELISFGAIVTFYISTGVDLPFTDSELNLPFLVAAPLAVLLAMGFGWLQDTWLWRPLRNRDVGLIAAMIVTIGLQFFLRNIYAYVTGSRFQTYDEYYTPDGKDFHGLFTYTSRDLFVAGTCIVVLLAVILALSYTRLGRATRAVADNPALAASTGINVDRVISMVWIVGTGLAALAGVFLGFQLGVTYQIGQLVLLLLFAAICVGGLGSIWGAVVGALLIGVLIDLSTLFINADLKNAGALLLLIVILLVRPQGLLGRRERIG; this is encoded by the coding sequence ATGCACACCCGCTCTTCCTCGTTCCCAGGGCGACCCCGGCGACTCGGCCTCGCCCGGGTCGGGGCGATCGCCGCGCTGTCGCTGCTCGCCCTGCTGCTGGTCGGAGGCGTCTCCTCCGCCGAAGCCGCCTCGCCGCCCGCCCAGGCCACCGCCGCCGGCTGCCAGGGCACCCCGATCGACAAGACGGTCCGGGGCACCCTGAAGAACTCCGCCGCCGACGACACCCCCGTGGCCGACGTCAAGATCACCGTCACCAACTGCGACGGCGAGGAGTTCGAGGGCGCGACCGACGAGGCCGGCAACTTCGAGATCGCCTTCACCAGCGGTCTGGGTCCCGTCTCGGTGACCATCGACCCCGAGACCCTGCCCGACGGCGTCGAGCTGCGCACCGACAAGACCACCAACGTGATCACGGGGTCGCTGTCGACCATCAACACCGCGTTCCCGATCGGCCCCGACGACCGCGACACCGAGACCAAGTGGGACCGGGTCCCCGACCTGATCTACAGCGGTCTGCTGTTCGGGCTGATCCTGGCGCTGGCGGCCCTGGGCCTCAACATGATCTTCGGGACGACCGGGCTGACGAACTTCGCCCACGGTGAGCTGATCAGCTTCGGGGCGATCGTCACCTTCTACATCAGCACCGGCGTCGACCTGCCGTTCACCGACTCCGAGCTCAACCTGCCGTTCCTGGTCGCCGCCCCGTTGGCGGTGCTGCTGGCGATGGGCTTCGGCTGGCTGCAGGACACCTGGCTCTGGAGGCCGCTGCGCAACCGCGACGTCGGCCTGATCGCGGCGATGATCGTGACCATCGGGCTGCAGTTCTTCCTGCGCAACATCTACGCCTACGTGACCGGCTCGCGGTTCCAGACCTACGACGAGTACTACACGCCGGACGGCAAGGACTTCCACGGGCTGTTCACCTACACCTCGCGTGACCTGTTCGTGGCCGGCACCTGCATCGTGGTGCTCCTGGCCGTCATCCTCGCGCTCTCCTACACCCGCCTGGGCCGCGCGACGCGCGCCGTCGCCGACAACCCCGCCCTGGCCGCCTCGACCGGCATCAACGTCGACCGCGTCATCTCCATGGTGTGGATCGTCGGCACCGGCCTGGCCGCCCTGGCCGGCGTCTTCCTCGGCTTCCAGCTGGGCGTGACCTACCAGATCGGCCAGCTGGTCCTGCTGCTGCTGTTCGCCGCGATCTGCGTCGGCGGGCTGGGCTCGATCTGGGGTGCCGTCGTCGGTGCCCTCCTGATCGGCGTGCTCATCGACCTGTCCACGCTGTTCATCAACGCCGACCTCAAGAACGCCGGCGCCCTGCTCCTGCTCATCGTGATCCTTCTCGTCCGCCCCCAAGGCCTCCTGGGCCGCCGGGAACGGATCGGCTGA